The following coding sequences are from one Haloarcula taiwanensis window:
- a CDS encoding hypoxanthine oxidase: MSSDDETPTADGGTASQSEAVEDGQSEEHPLEWDEPENNDKAPDERASVSHRTEKYDDRKLVTGQAKYTADYEEQYPDLAYAAVVRSDIPHGRVTDIDTSEAEAMDGVDAVLTPESDAVPDAKYTSAGQSYPEPSPWDMHVLNEHVRYIGDPIAAVAAENRATASAAAEAIEVSYEEDDYVTDPEEAFDDDAPQLFEDGEVENEIVGHDYDRNRMAHIGGELGDVDAALDGETHVHETEWETIRQSHANVEKHTSLAYTNEDDRHVLITSTQVPNHTRRQLAHLFDIPIRDIRVQKPRVGGGFGGKQAMVVEPIPLSLSLATDRPVLYEASREEEFYAMRSRHPMKVKAKTAVTDDGDIEAIDIYALSNTGAYGSHGMTVAGNVGSKPLPLYSKVPNARFEADIVHTNTPQTGAMRGYGAPQGTLALEGHLDEVARDLGLDPIEFRRRHHMEVGDLDEIAGMMGGEGANRRIRSCGLDECIERGKDAIGYDDLEQPDEDHLHRGIGMALSAQGTGVAGDELGAAQIMMNEDGSFHLQVGGVDIGTGADTAFLQIAAEVLGCDEDDIIVKSSDTDVTPFDYGAYASSTTYISGMAVKKAAEDAKARILDWGSKLLGEPVEALETGDGTVYSEASSDSVTLEDIGYEAAYGDDEREHILGKGSHCTEESPPPFAAQFADVTVDETTGEFEVHKLVVAVDCGVAINPGMAEGQIEGANHMSYEMAVSEGITLDDEGRAEVADFDEYGLPPATETPPIESILVETHEPTGPFGAKSVAEVPTNTVPPALSNAVRDAVGVRVREMPITAEKIKAQLDERNP, from the coding sequence ATGAGTAGCGACGACGAGACACCCACGGCCGACGGGGGGACGGCCTCGCAGTCCGAGGCTGTCGAGGATGGGCAGTCCGAAGAGCACCCGCTCGAATGGGACGAACCCGAGAACAACGACAAGGCACCCGACGAACGGGCCAGTGTCTCCCACCGGACAGAAAAGTACGACGACCGGAAGCTCGTCACCGGACAGGCGAAGTACACCGCCGACTACGAGGAACAATATCCAGATCTCGCGTATGCGGCGGTCGTCCGGAGCGACATCCCACACGGCCGCGTGACCGACATCGACACGAGTGAAGCCGAGGCAATGGACGGCGTCGACGCGGTCTTGACACCCGAATCCGACGCAGTGCCGGACGCAAAATACACCAGCGCCGGACAGTCCTATCCGGAACCGAGCCCGTGGGACATGCACGTGCTGAACGAACACGTCCGGTACATCGGGGACCCGATTGCCGCCGTCGCAGCCGAAAACCGGGCGACCGCGTCCGCCGCCGCCGAGGCTATCGAGGTGTCCTACGAGGAGGACGACTACGTCACTGACCCGGAGGAGGCCTTCGACGACGACGCGCCGCAGTTGTTCGAGGACGGCGAGGTAGAAAACGAAATTGTCGGCCACGACTACGACCGCAACCGGATGGCACATATCGGGGGCGAACTGGGCGACGTGGACGCGGCGCTCGACGGCGAGACCCATGTCCACGAGACCGAATGGGAGACAATCCGGCAGTCCCACGCCAACGTCGAGAAACACACCTCGTTGGCGTACACGAACGAGGACGACCGCCACGTCCTCATCACCAGCACACAGGTTCCCAACCACACCCGGAGACAACTCGCCCACCTGTTCGACATCCCCATCCGTGACATCCGCGTCCAGAAACCCCGCGTCGGCGGCGGTTTCGGCGGGAAACAGGCGATGGTCGTCGAGCCGATTCCGCTCTCGCTCTCGCTCGCCACCGACCGCCCGGTCCTGTACGAGGCCAGCCGCGAGGAGGAGTTCTACGCGATGCGGTCGCGCCATCCGATGAAAGTCAAAGCGAAGACCGCCGTCACCGACGACGGCGACATCGAGGCAATCGACATCTACGCGCTGTCGAACACCGGCGCGTACGGAAGCCACGGCATGACTGTCGCGGGCAACGTCGGCAGCAAGCCCCTGCCGCTGTACTCGAAGGTCCCCAACGCCCGCTTCGAGGCGGACATCGTCCACACGAACACGCCACAGACCGGCGCGATGCGGGGCTACGGCGCGCCACAGGGCACGCTCGCGCTGGAAGGCCATCTCGACGAGGTGGCCCGCGACCTCGGTCTCGACCCCATCGAATTCCGGCGGCGGCATCACATGGAAGTCGGCGACCTCGACGAGATCGCGGGGATGATGGGCGGCGAGGGGGCGAACCGCCGTATCCGCTCGTGTGGCCTTGACGAGTGTATCGAGCGCGGAAAGGACGCCATCGGCTACGACGACCTCGAACAGCCCGACGAGGACCACCTGCACCGCGGCATCGGGATGGCACTATCCGCACAGGGGACCGGCGTCGCTGGCGACGAACTCGGGGCCGCTCAGATAATGATGAACGAGGACGGGAGTTTCCACCTGCAGGTCGGCGGCGTCGACATCGGGACGGGCGCTGACACGGCGTTCCTCCAGATTGCCGCCGAGGTGCTGGGCTGTGACGAGGACGACATAATCGTCAAATCCTCCGATACTGATGTAACGCCCTTCGACTACGGGGCCTACGCCTCTTCGACGACGTACATCAGCGGCATGGCCGTCAAGAAGGCCGCTGAGGATGCGAAAGCGCGGATTCTCGACTGGGGATCGAAACTGCTTGGGGAGCCAGTCGAGGCGCTGGAAACCGGCGACGGGACCGTGTACAGCGAGGCCAGCAGCGATTCGGTCACACTCGAAGACATCGGCTACGAGGCCGCCTACGGCGACGACGAGCGCGAACACATCTTAGGGAAGGGGAGCCACTGCACCGAAGAGAGTCCCCCGCCGTTCGCTGCGCAGTTCGCCGACGTGACGGTGGATGAGACCACCGGCGAGTTCGAAGTTCATAAACTGGTCGTCGCCGTCGACTGCGGTGTCGCCATCAACCCCGGCATGGCCGAGGGCCAGATCGAGGGCGCGAATCACATGAGTTACGAGATGGCCGTCAGCGAGGGCATCACGCTCGACGACGAGGGACGGGCAGAGGTAGCTGATTTCGACGAGTACGGCCTGCCGCCGGCGACTGAGACGCCGCCCATCGAGTCCATTCTGGTCGAGACCCACGAACCGACCGGGCCGTTTGGCGCGAAATCGGTCGCCGAAGTCCCGACGAACACAGTCCCGCCCGCGCTGTCAAATGCCGTCCGGGACGCCGTCGGCGTCCGTGTCCGGGAGATGCCCATTACCGCCGAGAAAATCAAGGCACAGCTGGACGAGCGCAACCCCTGA
- a CDS encoding isoquinoline 1-oxidoreductase: MDIELTINGERTTVEAGSADDLATVLRQHGHIGVKCGCDGGTCGASKVFVDGDVRMACGMAAVDADGSEIQTVAALGTQDDLHPVQQAFVDNFAVQCGFCIPGMVIQAVALLDSNPDPTEREVREALDDNVCRCTGYQKPVEAVLDAAERMRGAQSVAADGGHSATVPPNGNESTRCCGGGCDE; encoded by the coding sequence GTGGACATCGAACTCACAATCAACGGCGAGCGGACGACAGTCGAAGCCGGGTCGGCGGACGACCTGGCGACGGTATTGAGACAGCACGGTCACATCGGCGTGAAATGTGGCTGTGACGGCGGAACCTGCGGCGCATCGAAGGTGTTCGTTGACGGCGACGTCCGGATGGCTTGCGGAATGGCCGCAGTGGACGCCGATGGGAGTGAGATACAGACCGTCGCTGCGCTCGGGACGCAGGACGACCTGCACCCGGTCCAGCAGGCGTTCGTCGACAACTTCGCCGTCCAGTGCGGGTTCTGTATCCCAGGAATGGTTATTCAGGCGGTGGCACTACTGGATTCGAACCCAGACCCAACCGAGCGGGAGGTCCGGGAGGCGCTAGACGACAACGTCTGTCGCTGCACCGGGTATCAGAAGCCGGTCGAAGCCGTGCTCGACGCGGCAGAGCGAATGCGCGGGGCGCAGTCGGTCGCCGCCGACGGCGGCCACTCGGCCACTGTGCCGCCGAATGGGAACGAGTCGACCCGCTGCTGCGGAGGTGGCTGCGATGAGTAG
- a CDS encoding Zn-dependent hydrolase, producing MPSVSLDSERFRRRFDTFNEIGATERGGVNRPSLSDENKAARDTLVEWFREAGLEVRIDTMGNIFGRRDGAVEDAAPVLFGSHIDSQYSGGRYDGVIGVLGGLEVIEAFNDAGVTTERPLEVVAWSNEEGVRFQPDMLGSGVYCDIFDLDYAYEREDKDGKRFGDELERIGYKGETPCEADDIHCYFEMHVEQGPFLEQQDIPVAAVEGVFGFAWLNVTFEGQANHAGPTPMDMRHDAFVATADVTRAVRRITATEGTDLVGTVGSVDVWPNAINVIPETVDFTLDFRSYDDAVVDAAVEQIREEIAHAAEREGLEYEIEEIMRVDADPFDQDCIDTVVEAAETVGCEYTRLVSGAGHDANYLNKIAPTSMIFVPSVDGISHRESEFTEWDDIVTGAEVLLNAVQAKAAE from the coding sequence ATGCCATCGGTCAGTCTCGACAGCGAGCGGTTCAGACGGCGCTTCGATACGTTCAACGAGATCGGCGCGACGGAACGAGGCGGCGTGAACAGGCCGAGCCTGTCCGACGAGAACAAGGCGGCCCGGGACACGCTGGTCGAGTGGTTCCGCGAGGCCGGGCTGGAGGTCCGTATCGACACGATGGGCAACATCTTCGGTCGGCGGGACGGAGCGGTGGAGGACGCCGCGCCGGTCCTGTTCGGGTCGCACATCGATAGCCAGTACAGCGGCGGGCGGTACGACGGCGTTATCGGCGTCCTCGGTGGACTGGAAGTCATTGAGGCGTTCAACGACGCCGGGGTGACGACCGAACGCCCGCTAGAGGTCGTCGCCTGGAGTAACGAGGAGGGCGTCCGCTTTCAGCCGGATATGCTCGGCAGCGGCGTCTACTGTGATATTTTCGATCTCGACTACGCGTACGAGCGCGAGGACAAGGACGGGAAGCGGTTCGGCGACGAACTCGAACGCATCGGCTACAAGGGCGAAACGCCCTGTGAAGCCGACGACATCCACTGCTACTTTGAGATGCACGTGGAACAGGGCCCGTTTCTCGAACAGCAGGACATCCCAGTCGCCGCTGTCGAAGGCGTGTTCGGCTTTGCATGGCTGAACGTCACCTTCGAGGGGCAGGCGAACCACGCCGGCCCGACGCCGATGGATATGCGCCACGACGCCTTCGTGGCGACGGCGGACGTAACCCGCGCTGTGCGGCGAATCACAGCGACCGAAGGCACGGACCTCGTCGGCACGGTCGGCAGCGTCGACGTCTGGCCAAACGCCATCAACGTCATCCCCGAGACGGTCGATTTCACGCTCGATTTCCGCTCGTACGACGATGCCGTTGTCGATGCGGCTGTCGAACAGATCAGAGAAGAGATTGCCCACGCCGCCGAGCGCGAAGGCCTTGAATACGAGATCGAGGAAATCATGCGAGTCGATGCGGACCCGTTCGATCAGGACTGCATCGACACGGTCGTCGAGGCCGCCGAGACGGTCGGCTGTGAGTACACACGGCTGGTCAGTGGCGCAGGCCACGATGCGAACTACCTCAACAAGATAGCCCCGACGAGCATGATTTTCGTCCCGAGCGTCGACGGGATTAGCCACCGCGAGAGCGAGTTTACCGAGTGGGATGACATCGTCACCGGAGCAGAGGTACTGCTGAACGCCGTGCAGGCGAAGGCCGCCGAATGA
- a CDS encoding urease yields the protein MTEPSVASIAFRDARVLDGSGRPPFTASVRVADGRIDAISDAPLDADRVVDLNGLYLAPGFIDMHAHSELRLFGRPGAKEKLTQGITTEVLGQDGVSVAPVPPNLTDEWAERVKSLDGTLGETWPWHTVSGYLEALESAEPAVNCAYYAPHGNIRSMLAGFEDRPLSGEHVVAAGPVTGHRLDRPKSDHDTAPGELDAIRQELEVALEEGAFGMSKGMIYPPSSYARDDELVALADTLAKRDSFMISHVWNETDRVVESIDRYLDICRRGGCHAHVSHLKVGGQQNWGNSEAVLDLFDDAVARGQRVTFDQYPYTAGSTMLTALLPPWARQGDSEAIRHRLNSAAVRDRIAADISQPGDWENLAYAAGSWDNILITRTGSGRYQGETIADIAAEVDSEPVDAMCDLLVAEELDVTMADFVMAEEDIERFLADDRGTFCTDGIFGGKPHPRAIGAFGRILERYVRERDVLSPALMARKAAGNPADILGLRDRGYVREGYVADLVAFDPDSVSANATYEEPFQYTDGMEYVLVGGEIAVRDGEQTGARNGAVLRSYEEWGGGTRPELDRADE from the coding sequence ATGACCGAGCCGAGTGTCGCGTCTATCGCGTTTCGAGACGCGCGGGTGCTGGACGGGAGCGGTCGCCCTCCGTTCACTGCGAGCGTGCGTGTCGCCGACGGTCGAATCGACGCTATCAGCGACGCCCCGCTGGACGCCGACCGCGTCGTTGACCTCAACGGGTTGTATCTCGCGCCGGGGTTCATCGACATGCACGCGCATTCGGAACTGCGGCTGTTCGGACGTCCCGGGGCAAAGGAGAAACTGACACAGGGGATCACGACGGAAGTCCTCGGCCAAGACGGTGTCAGTGTCGCGCCGGTGCCGCCGAACCTCACCGACGAGTGGGCGGAACGGGTCAAGTCACTTGACGGCACGCTGGGCGAAACGTGGCCGTGGCACACCGTTTCCGGCTACCTCGAAGCGCTTGAATCCGCCGAACCAGCCGTCAACTGTGCGTACTACGCCCCACACGGCAACATCCGGTCGATGCTGGCCGGATTCGAGGACCGCCCACTTAGCGGTGAACACGTTGTCGCCGCCGGGCCAGTCACCGGTCACCGGCTGGATAGACCAAAATCGGACCACGACACAGCGCCCGGTGAACTCGACGCGATTCGACAGGAGCTCGAAGTTGCGCTGGAAGAGGGCGCGTTCGGTATGTCCAAAGGGATGATATACCCGCCGAGTTCCTACGCTCGTGACGACGAACTGGTGGCGCTGGCGGACACTCTCGCCAAGCGTGACTCGTTTATGATCTCACACGTCTGGAACGAGACGGACCGCGTAGTCGAGTCCATCGACCGGTATCTGGACATCTGCCGACGCGGCGGCTGTCACGCCCACGTCTCCCATCTCAAGGTCGGCGGCCAGCAGAACTGGGGGAATTCAGAGGCTGTCCTCGACCTGTTCGACGATGCCGTTGCCCGTGGCCAGCGGGTCACCTTCGACCAGTACCCCTACACGGCCGGATCGACGATGCTCACTGCGCTGTTGCCGCCGTGGGCGCGACAGGGTGACTCGGAGGCCATCCGTCACCGTCTCAACTCCGCAGCAGTTCGGGACCGCATCGCCGCCGACATCTCTCAGCCGGGCGACTGGGAGAACCTCGCGTACGCCGCCGGCTCGTGGGATAACATCCTCATTACGCGGACGGGAAGCGGGCGCTATCAGGGTGAAACCATTGCGGACATCGCCGCGGAGGTCGACAGCGAACCGGTCGACGCGATGTGTGACCTGCTTGTCGCGGAAGAGTTGGACGTGACGATGGCGGACTTCGTGATGGCCGAGGAAGACATCGAGCGGTTCCTCGCCGACGACCGCGGCACGTTCTGCACCGACGGCATCTTCGGCGGGAAACCCCACCCGCGGGCCATCGGAGCGTTCGGCCGCATCCTCGAACGCTACGTCCGAGAGCGGGACGTGCTCTCGCCGGCACTGATGGCCCGCAAGGCCGCAGGCAACCCCGCCGACATCCTTGGTCTCAGGGACCGCGGCTACGTCCGCGAGGGATACGTCGCGGACCTCGTGGCCTTCGACCCCGATTCCGTGTCCGCGAACGCCACCTACGAGGAGCCGTTCCAGTACACCGACGGGATGGAGTACGTCCTCGTCGGCGGCGAAATCGCCGTCCGGGACGGCGAGCAGACCGGCGCTCGCAACGGCGCGGTGCTTCGCTCCTACGAGGAGTGGGGCGGTGGGACCCGTCCCGAACTCGACCGCGCCGACGAATAG
- a CDS encoding BMP family ABC transporter substrate-binding protein codes for MVNTNRTISRREILGALGATGATALAGCSGGSGDSETTDGTATGGDGGSGSDSVTAAWVYISEVGDLGWSWAHDEGRKAVDEKYDWLETEYTEAVAPEDSERVFEQYAQGDADIVFGTTFGYQDPMFNIAEQYPDTYFEHATGYRTRENMGRYMGRIYQPRYLAGQAAGMVTENNTIGYVAAFPIPEVIRSINAMALGARSVNPDATFKIRWVNAWFDPQTSKQAANSLIDEGCDVISQEQDSPAPVRAANEADVWASGYNAPMGEFGGDNYLISPVWNWEEVYDPTISAVRDGTWESDAFWGGMETNLPALDEWGPAVPQEVKDTVAETEEKIVNGDLDVWAGSPFEGESDEFLFQEMNSFVDAVDAEVPE; via the coding sequence ATGGTGAATACCAACCGAACGATATCGCGGCGGGAGATCCTGGGCGCGCTTGGGGCAACAGGAGCAACCGCACTAGCCGGCTGTAGTGGCGGGAGCGGCGACAGTGAGACGACTGACGGGACAGCGACCGGCGGCGATGGAGGCTCCGGGTCGGACTCCGTCACCGCCGCGTGGGTGTACATCTCAGAGGTGGGCGACCTCGGGTGGTCCTGGGCCCACGACGAGGGCCGGAAGGCGGTTGATGAAAAGTACGACTGGCTGGAAACCGAGTACACCGAGGCTGTCGCGCCGGAAGATTCGGAACGCGTGTTCGAGCAATACGCGCAGGGCGACGCCGACATCGTCTTCGGGACGACGTTTGGCTACCAGGACCCGATGTTCAACATTGCGGAACAGTATCCCGACACCTACTTCGAGCACGCGACCGGCTATCGAACCCGGGAGAACATGGGGCGGTACATGGGTCGGATCTACCAACCTCGGTATCTCGCCGGGCAAGCCGCCGGGATGGTGACCGAAAACAACACCATCGGCTACGTCGCCGCGTTCCCGATTCCCGAAGTCATCCGTTCTATCAATGCGATGGCGCTCGGTGCGCGGTCGGTGAACCCGGACGCGACGTTCAAGATTCGGTGGGTCAACGCGTGGTTCGACCCACAGACCTCGAAACAGGCCGCCAACTCACTCATCGACGAGGGCTGTGACGTTATCTCACAGGAGCAGGACTCCCCCGCCCCGGTCAGGGCCGCAAACGAGGCGGACGTGTGGGCCTCGGGCTACAACGCGCCGATGGGGGAGTTCGGCGGCGACAACTACCTCATTTCGCCGGTCTGGAACTGGGAAGAGGTCTACGACCCGACCATCTCCGCGGTCCGGGACGGGACTTGGGAATCCGACGCCTTCTGGGGCGGCATGGAGACGAACCTCCCTGCGCTCGACGAGTGGGGTCCGGCGGTCCCGCAGGAGGTCAAAGACACCGTCGCGGAAACGGAAGAGAAGATCGTCAACGGCGACCTCGACGTCTGGGCCGGCTCGCCGTTCGAGGGCGAGAGCGACGAGTTCCTCTTCCAGGAGATGAACAGTTTCGTCGACGCCGTCGACGCCGAAGTGCCGGAGTAG
- a CDS encoding BMP family ABC transporter substrate-binding protein, with translation MVDKSHTRSRRELLAALGAAGITGLAGCSGGGDGGDGGDSGGGTGTADGGAAAGTATSSDDMDSVTAAWVYNSEVGDLGWSWAHNEGRKAVAAEYDWLETEYTEAVAPADSERVFEQYAQGTADIIFGCTFEYQDPMASVAERYSDTYFEHNTGYLTMENMGRYMGRIYQPRYLAGQAAGTVTETDTLGYVAAFPIPEVIRGINAYALGAASVNDSATLKVRWTNSWFDPPTESEAANALLDEDVDVMAQHQDSPAALRAASDAGIWATGYDAPMGDIAGENYLTSPIWHWEEFYGPTIESVRDGTWESDAYWEGIESGICSLDDWGPEVPQETKDTVSESRSAILDGELDIWAGSAFEGESDEFLFQEMSSYVDAVEGEVPN, from the coding sequence ATGGTTGACAAGAGCCACACTAGATCGAGACGAGAGTTACTGGCAGCGCTTGGGGCAGCAGGAATTACCGGGCTGGCCGGTTGCAGCGGTGGCGGTGATGGCGGCGATGGCGGCGACAGCGGGGGCGGGACCGGCACCGCCGACGGGGGAGCCGCTGCGGGGACCGCGACCAGCAGTGACGACATGGATTCGGTCACCGCCGCGTGGGTGTACAATTCCGAGGTCGGCGACCTCGGGTGGTCCTGGGCCCACAACGAGGGTCGGAAGGCAGTCGCAGCAGAGTACGACTGGTTAGAGACCGAGTACACCGAGGCTGTTGCCCCCGCTGATTCCGAGCGGGTGTTCGAGCAGTACGCGCAGGGTACTGCCGATATCATCTTCGGCTGTACGTTCGAGTATCAGGACCCGATGGCGTCCGTGGCGGAGCGATACTCCGACACCTATTTCGAACACAACACCGGCTACCTGACGATGGAGAACATGGGACGGTACATGGGCCGGATCTATCAGCCCCGGTATCTCGCCGGGCAGGCAGCAGGGACCGTAACCGAGACAGACACGCTGGGATACGTGGCGGCATTCCCGATCCCGGAGGTCATCCGTGGAATCAACGCCTACGCGCTCGGGGCCGCGTCTGTCAACGACAGCGCGACGCTGAAAGTCAGATGGACGAACTCCTGGTTCGACCCGCCGACAGAGAGCGAGGCGGCGAACGCCCTGCTGGACGAAGACGTCGACGTAATGGCCCAGCATCAGGACTCCCCCGCAGCGCTCAGAGCGGCCTCCGATGCAGGTATCTGGGCGACCGGCTACGACGCTCCGATGGGCGACATCGCCGGCGAGAACTATCTCACCTCCCCGATCTGGCACTGGGAGGAGTTCTACGGTCCGACTATCGAGTCTGTCAGGGACGGGACCTGGGAATCCGATGCGTACTGGGAAGGCATCGAGTCAGGCATCTGTAGTCTGGACGACTGGGGGCCAGAAGTGCCCCAGGAAACGAAAGATACCGTCTCGGAGTCACGGTCAGCGATACTCGACGGCGAGCTGGACATCTGGGCCGGTTCGGCGTTCGAAGGCGAGAGCGACGAGTTCCTCTTCCAGGAGATGAGTAGCTACGTCGACGCCGTCGAGGGTGAGGTCCCGAACTGA
- a CDS encoding ABC transporter ATP-binding protein, with product MSEHTTLRMEGILKEFPGVVANDHVNLSVERGEIHGLLGENGAGKSTLMKILYGLYSQDDGDIYLDGERLDLESPQDAIDAGIGMVHQHFMLIPRLTVAENVVLGEREPATAFRSDAEDSWLPAAVRNNSLVQALAGQFSLGLDVPEQRIQELADQYGFDIDVSAKIWELDVGQQQRVEILKALYRDVDLLILDEPTAVLTPTEAERLFDSLERLTDEGLSIIFITHKLTEVDAIVDRVTVLREGQNVGTAEVSSVSRADLAEMMVGREVLFEIDREAVDLGEPVLRARGVKATDNRNIEALSGVDLTVRQGEIVGIAGVSGNGQKELAEVMAGIRDVTAGEILVNGEDITGAKPKTFVDSGVSFVPEDRLQYGCAEDLSVMHNATMKDFRDGGFGDWPFLDYGALRDYAETLVDEFDVRGVSDVTETKAGDLSGGNLQKLILAREIYRDPDLLVANQPTRGVDVGAIEFIRETLLEQRKAGTGIILLSEDLDEIFDLSDRILVVYEGEFVYETTPAEADRERIGLEMTGGGGDDGGEVDTSPPSPGVTQGSES from the coding sequence ATGTCCGAACACACCACGCTCAGGATGGAGGGGATTCTGAAGGAGTTCCCCGGGGTCGTCGCCAACGACCACGTCAACCTCTCCGTCGAGCGCGGAGAAATTCACGGCCTCCTCGGCGAAAACGGTGCGGGAAAAAGTACACTGATGAAGATTCTGTACGGGCTCTACTCGCAGGATGACGGCGACATCTACCTTGACGGCGAGCGACTCGACCTGGAGTCGCCACAGGACGCCATCGACGCCGGGATTGGGATGGTCCACCAGCATTTCATGCTGATACCACGTCTCACAGTCGCCGAGAACGTCGTGCTCGGTGAACGTGAACCGGCCACAGCGTTCCGCAGCGATGCGGAGGACAGCTGGCTTCCGGCGGCAGTTCGAAACAACAGTCTCGTCCAAGCGCTTGCCGGGCAGTTTTCGTTAGGCCTCGACGTGCCCGAACAACGGATTCAGGAGTTAGCGGACCAGTACGGGTTCGATATCGACGTGAGCGCAAAGATTTGGGAGCTCGATGTCGGCCAGCAACAGCGCGTCGAGATACTCAAAGCGCTGTACCGTGATGTCGACCTCTTGATTCTCGACGAACCGACGGCGGTCCTCACACCGACGGAAGCCGAGCGGCTCTTCGACTCGCTCGAACGCCTGACCGACGAAGGACTCTCGATAATCTTCATTACCCACAAGCTCACCGAGGTCGACGCTATCGTCGACCGGGTAACGGTGCTCCGAGAGGGGCAAAACGTCGGGACCGCCGAGGTGTCGTCAGTCTCCCGGGCGGACCTCGCGGAGATGATGGTCGGCCGTGAAGTCCTGTTCGAAATAGACAGGGAAGCGGTCGACCTCGGTGAGCCGGTCCTTCGCGCACGCGGGGTCAAGGCCACTGATAACCGAAATATCGAAGCTCTTTCCGGCGTCGACCTGACGGTTCGACAGGGCGAAATCGTCGGTATCGCGGGCGTAAGCGGCAACGGCCAGAAAGAACTCGCTGAGGTCATGGCTGGTATCCGTGACGTGACAGCCGGCGAGATACTGGTCAACGGCGAAGATATCACCGGCGCGAAACCGAAGACGTTCGTCGACAGCGGCGTCTCGTTCGTCCCCGAGGACCGGCTCCAGTACGGCTGTGCTGAGGACCTCTCGGTGATGCACAACGCCACGATGAAGGACTTCAGAGACGGCGGGTTCGGCGACTGGCCGTTCCTTGACTACGGGGCACTCCGTGACTACGCCGAAACGCTGGTCGATGAGTTCGATGTCAGAGGTGTCAGCGACGTGACCGAGACAAAGGCCGGCGACCTCTCCGGAGGGAACCTCCAGAAGCTAATCTTGGCGCGAGAAATCTACCGCGACCCGGACCTGCTCGTCGCCAACCAACCCACCCGTGGCGTCGACGTTGGGGCAATCGAGTTCATCAGGGAAACGTTGCTTGAACAGCGGAAGGCAGGCACCGGTATTATCCTGCTTTCGGAGGACCTGGACGAAATATTTGACTTGAGCGACAGGATTCTCGTCGTCTACGAGGGTGAGTTCGTCTACGAGACGACACCGGCCGAGGCCGACCGGGAACGGATCGGTCTGGAGATGACCGGCGGTGGTGGCGACGACGGAGGCGAAGTGGACACATCGCCGCCCTCGCCCGGAGTCACGCAGGGGAGTGAGAGCTGA